The Solea solea chromosome 19, fSolSol10.1, whole genome shotgun sequence genome has a window encoding:
- the tnca gene encoding tenascin → MDVRGFLGCLLLTALLCLSNGGIVKKILRHRRQALTPSKGQNVTLPSADQPVVFNHVYNINVPASALCSVDLDTPESTPLHPRDAPASSGHHHTEHTVDGESQIVFTHRINIPRQACGCNEDLPGLKELLIRLELLEGVVSSLRDQCGSGGGCCSAQVTGEVVTKPYCNGHGNYSGDTCGCVCEPGWRGPNCSEPNCPSNCQDRGRCVDGKCECFQGFSGENCTLDDCPVNCGVHGRCVGGLCACSDGFFGEDCSETNCLNNCRGRGRCDDGDCVCDVPWTGTDCSELICPKDCYDRGRCVNGTCYCDEGFTGEDCGDRTCPNNCHSNGFCVDGQCVCTAGYSGEDCSHLTCLNDCNDRGSCVHGMCLCNEGYQGEDCSQLVCQNNCNNRGQCINGQCACDVGFQGDDCSELSCPNNCQHRGRCVNGQCVCEEGYAGEDCSIKSCTSDCYGRGECIDGRCVCHAGFKGDDCGELSCPNNCQNRGRCIDGQCVCDEGVTGEDCSHKACPNDCLARGHCVDGKCVCQESYSGDDCSVHACPDNCNNRGRCIKGRCACESGYEGESCAELSCLNNCDDKGRCVNGQCMCDEGYIGEDCSRVSPPKDLTVDEVTTDTVDLSWKNEMLVTEYLVTFVPTIPGGLLQEITVSGDKTSATVNELEPGIEYIISVYAVLSNKRSIPVSARVATALPQPQGVRFKSVRETSVEVMWDQLDISFDGWEIYFRNTKEENGKVVSVLPSSQNQFLQSGLGPGQEYEVSISIIKNNTRGPQTSKTVTTKIDGPPQVEVKDVTDSSALVSWSQPVAPVDSVTMFYGPTSDPLDKVRAVISPPDKQYSIDGLKPDTEYTVSLTSSSRDVTSDPVTTTFITALDAPKHLQAVTQTDTSITLEWTNSQADVGSYRVKYSPISGATHGEEVFPQGPGGTTKATITGLNPGTEYGIGVTAMKNERESLPATTNAETDIDPPRELEGTESTETSVALRWQKPWAKFTGYRLVYVSGDGQLEEVEIPSTATSYVMSSLTPGMSYTVTLTAERGHKKSAPVTLAANTASFTFYLADTDDHELTTSTGSEDNFISFVNLETSESQFSGMEPEEDELGLLTVSGVTSDGFELSWRLNAHSLYDSLAVEYKDTLRLRDVGEVQLPADATGSRIRGLTASTEYQIKLYGITSSQRSAILEAVAVTAPMPTSQDVLMLSIKDATTSPQSALDNDTVLTPVTLRPVNTEAPSTSESTVMSSEPQPESPNLDVLENLTVTNVSSTNVSLAWSAPDESFESFLVASSPTEETQAHVATLPGSVRKAEIEGLSPSTQYNITLQGLVEGKPSLPLKDFATTAGELKPEVVNFTISDFTWDSFTASWSPMGGEFDGFVIEVTNLDNFVESQNLTLSGDALSLGISGLNPNTSYMVGLFGMYQGSVLEPVYIEATTVNEPVVGKLYLSNLTSESFSVFWNSSEGEFDGFILEIIDSDWLMESVEYNISHNVKSHDVTGLRPNTDYIAYLYGTYKGSRTSAVSIVASTAEEPDLSRLVVSNITSDRFYLSWRTRETEFDNFIVEVRESALPSQAMGRALPGDVRATVMAGLKASTSYNIKLYASSGGQNTQPLFAVATTEDVPQLGPIGASSMSPHNLSVSWSTVSGHFDEFVIRVSDSVQQSDPLEFRLPGEIRNITVPNLMDATGYDIELYGISHGRHTPSVLAHAITASLPKVENLTISNMTPYGFRVSWEVRQQQQQQQQQDLPPSSGGFSHFHIVVTDSGWLLEPQEFTVPGNQSHLDIWGLITGIGYEVRLTGVSESGLLSRPLTTVAVTEAEPEVEHLFVSDLTADSFRLSWAADEDLFDRFVIKIRDSKRLSHPQEYSVRGDERTKVLTGLMSGTEYEIELYGVSLDHRSQPITGVAQTGLSTPRGLHFSEVTDSSAVVHWSMSSSSVDSYRITYVPYEGGSPMTVSVDGSVFEALLPNMNPGKAYQVTVTAVKGLEESDASTDTITTALDRPQGLIALNVTDTSALLLWQPSVATVDGYVITYTTDSVSAVVEHVSGNTVEFEMGSLAPGTHYTVAVHAMKQALKSDSALTEFTTDVDPPRDLTATDIQTDSATLTWKPPHAAVTGYTLTFYSADGKFREVVLSPTASSYSMAQLTGSTEYSVRLRAIAGPEKSRHATTVFTTIGQLFRRPRDCAQILLNGETTSGLYTIYVGGEEAQPLQVYCDMTTNGGGWMVFLRRQSGKLEFYRNWKNYTAGFGNMNDEFWLGLSNLHKITSSGHYELRVDMRDKGKSVYAQYDKITIAEPRTRYKLYVGAYSGTAGDSLTYHQGRPFSTFDNDNDIAVTNCALSYKGAFWYKNCHRVNLMGKYGDSSHSKGINWFHWKGHEHSIEFAEMKFRPANFKNLESRKKRS, encoded by the exons ATGGATGTGAGAGGCTTTCTGGgctgcctcctcctcactgctctgctctgcttatCAAACGGTGGTATTGTGAAGAAAATCCTACGTCATCGGCGACAGGCTCTGACACCCTCCAAAGGACAGAACGTCACCCTCCCCAGTGCAGACCAACCTGTGGTTTTCAACCACGTCTATAACATCAATGTTCCGGCCAGTGCCCTTTGCTCAGTGGACCTGGACACACCAGAGAGCACACCTCTCCATCCCAGAGACGCACCAGCCTCATCGGGCCATCACCACACTGAGCATACTGTTGATGGCGAGAGCCAGATCGTTTTTACCCATCGAATCAATATACCTCGGCAAGCCTGCGGCTGTAATGAAGACCTGCCCGGCCTGAAGGAACTGCTGATCCGGCTGGAGTTGCTTGAAGGTGTTGTTTCATCTCTGAGGGATCAGTGTGGCAGTGGCGGAGGTTGCTGCAGTGCACAGGTTACAG gtGAGGTGGTCACAAAACCTTACTGCAATGGTCACGGAAACTACAGTGGTGACACCTGTGGCTGTGTATGTGAGCCTGGTTGGAGGGGACCCAACTGCTCTGAGCCCAACTGTCCTAGCAACTGCCAGGACCGAGGACGCTGCGTGGACGGAAAGTGTGAGTGCTTCCAGGGTTTCTCTGGAGAGAACTGCACACTCGACGACTGCCCTGTGAACTGTGGAGTCCATGGCCGTTGTGTGGGCGGTCTTTGCGCCTGCTCGGATGGTTTCTTTGGGGAAGACTGCTCCGAGACCAACTGCCTCAACAACTGCAGAGGCCGTGGCCGTTGTGATGATGGAGACTGCGTGTGTGACGTCCCCTGGACAGGTACTGACTGCTCTGAGCTCATCTGTCCCAAAGACTGCTATGACCGTGGGCGCTGTGTGAATGGCACCTGCTACTGTGATGAGGGCTTCACTGGGGAGGACTGCGGAGATCGCACCTGTCCCAATAACTGCCATAGTAATGGTTTCTGTGTTGATGGACAGTGTGTCTGCACTGCTGGCTACAGCGGAGAGGACTGTTCTCACCTCACTTGCCTCAACGACTGTAACGACAGAGGTTCGTGTGTACATGGAATGTGTTTATGTAACGAAGGCTACCAAGGTGAAGACTGCAGCCAGTTagtgtgtcaaaacaactgtaACAACAGAGGCCAGTGCATAAATGGACAGTGTGCATGTGATGTTGGTTTCCAGGGCGATGATTGCTCTGAGCTTTCCTGTCCCAACAACTGTCAGCATAGAGGGCGCTGTGTTAATGGCCAGTGTGTCTGTGAGGAAGGCTACGCTGGGGAGGACTGCAGCATCAAGTCCTGCACCTCAGACTGCTACGGCCGTGGCGAGTGCATTGACGGACGTTGCGTATGTCATGCAGGCTTCAAAGGTGACGACTGTGGTGAACTGAGCTGCCCTAACAACTGCCAAAACCGTGGCCGCTGCATCGATgggcagtgtgtttgtgacgaAGGTGTCACAGGAGAGGACTGCAGTCACAAAGCTTGTCCCAACGACTGCCTGGCCAGAGGTCACTGTGTAGATGGCAAGTGCGTCTGTCAGGAAAGCTACTCGGGAGATGACTGCTCTGTGCACGCCTGTCCAGACAACTGCAACAACAGGGGGCGCTGCATCAAAGGGAGGTGCGCTTGTGAGAGTGGATATGAAGGAGAGAGCTGTGCAGAGCTGAGCTGCCTCAACAACTGCGACGACAAAGGCCGATGTGTGAATGGTCAGTGCATGTGTGATGAGGGATACATCGGCGAGGACTGCTCCAGAG TGTCTCCTCCAAAGGACCTTACTGTTGACGAGGTCACAACTGACACAGTGGACCTGTCCTGGAAGAATGAGATGTTGGTGACAGAATACCTTGTGACGTTTGTGCCCACCATTCCTGGTGGTCTTCTCCAGGAAATCACTGTGTCTGGAGACAAAACGTCCGCCACTGTCAATGAGCTTGAACCTGGCATTGAGTATATCATCAGTGTCTACGCCGTTCTGAGCAACAAGAGGAGTATCCCTGTCAGTGCGAGGGTGGCTACAG CTCTACCACAGCCACAGGGTGTAAGATTCAAATCTGTCAGAGAGACCTCAGTTGAGGTAATGTGGGACCAGCTGGACATCTCCTTTGATGGCTGGGAGATCTATTTCCGCAACACG AAAGAAGAGAATGGAAAAGTTGTGAGCGTCCTGCCGTCCTCTCAGAACCAGTTTCTTCAGTCTGGCCTTGGACCAGGGCAAGAGTATGAGGTCTCCATCAGCATCATCAAGAACAACACAAGAGGACCACAAACATCCAAAACAGTCACTACCA AGATTGACGGCCCTCCTCAAGTGGAAGTGAAGGATGTGACAGACTCCTCAGCACTGGTGAGCTGGTCTCAGCCAGTTGCTCCTGTGGACAGTGTCACTATGTTTTACGGGCCCACCTCCGACCCCTTGGACAAAGTCAGAGCAGTGATTTCCCCTCCTGACAAGCAGTACAGCATTGATGGTCTGAAGCCGGACACTGAATACACAGTGTCCCTCACCTCAAGCAGCAGAGATGTCACCAGTGACCCTGTCACCACCACATTCATCACAG cCCTAGATGCACCCAAGCACCTGCAGGCCGTGACCCAGACAGACACCAGCATTACTCTGGAGTGGACCAATAGTCAGGCAGATGTTGGCAGCTATCGAGTGAAATACAGTCCAATCTCTGGAGCAACTCATGGTGAGGAAGTGTTCCCACAAGGACCAGGAGGCACCACAAAAGCTACTATCACTG GGCTTAACCCAGGAACGGAGTATGGGATCGGTGTGACCGCCAtgaagaatgagagagagagcctcCCAGCAACTACAAATGCAGAAACTG ACATCGATCCTCCCAGAGAGCTTGAGGGAACGGAGTCCACGGAGACCTCTGTTGCTCTGAGGTGGCAGAAACCTTGGGCCAAGTTCACTGGTTACAGGCTGGTATATGTGTCCGGAGATGGCCAGCTGGAGGAGGTAGAGATCCCATCCACAGCCACGAGCTATGTCATGTCCAGCCTCACTCCTGGAATGAGctacactgtcacactgaccGCAGAGAGGGGACACAAGAAGAGCGCACCTGTCACCCTGGCTGCAAACACAG cctcattcacattttatttagctGACACAGACGACCATGAGCTAACGACTTCCACAGGCTCGGAGGACAATTTCATTAGCTTTGTGAATTTAGAAACCTCTGAGTCCCAGTTCTCTGGGATGGAGCCTGAGGAGGATGAGCTTGGATTGCTGACCGTTTCAGGCGTCACATCTGATGGATTTGAACTCTCGTGGAGACTAAACGCTCACAGCCTTTATGATAGCTTGGCAGTAGAATATAAAGACACTCTGCGATTAAGGGATGTGGGAGAGGTCCAGCTTCCTGCAGATGCCACTGGCTCTAGAATCAGAGGCCTGACAGCATCGACAGAGTATCAGATAAAACTTTATGGAATTACAAGTAGCCAGAGATCTGCGATACTTGAAGCTGTTGCAGTCACAG CGCCCATGCCTACCTCACAAGACGTACTTATGCTGAGCATCAAAGATGCCACTACATCCCCGCAATCTGCTCTGGATAATGACACAGTACTAACCCCGGTTACCCTTCGTCCTGTAAACACTGAGGCGCCTTCCACTTCTGAAAGTACAGTGATGAGCTCTGAGCCTCAGCCTGAAAGCCCAAACCTGGATGTACTGGAGAACCTCACAGTCACAAACGTTTCCTCCACTAATGTAAGCTTGGCTTGGTCGGCGCCCGACGAGTCATTTGAAAGCTTTTTGGTGGCGAGTTCTCCAACAGAGGAGACACAAGCCCATGTGGCCACATTACCAGGAAGTGTGAGGAAGGCTGAAATAGAGGGTTTATCTCCCTCTacacaatataatattacattacaagGGCTGGTGGAGGGAAAGCCATCCTTGCCTCTCAAAGATTTTGCAACTACAG CAGGGGAGTTGAAGCCGGAGGTGGTGAACTTCACCATCTCTGACTTTACATGGGACAGCTTCACTGCGTCCTGGAGCCCCATGGGTGGGGAATTTGACGGCTTTGTTATTGAGGTAACAAACCTGGACAATTTCGTAGAGAGCCAGAACCTCACACTGTCTGGAGATGCTTTAAGCCTGGGAATCTCTGGGCTGAATCCCAACACCAGCTACATGGTTGGCCTGTTTGGAATGTATCAGGGCTCCGTCCTTGAACCTGTGTACATTGAAGCCACCACAG TGAATGAGCCAGTGGTTGGCAAACTATATCTGTCAAACTTAACATCAGAGAGCTTTTCAGTCTTCTGGAACAGCTCTGAAGGAGAGTTTGATGGTTTTATCCTGGAGATTATTGATTCTGACTGGCTGATGGAGTCAGTGGAATATAACATATCCCACAATGTAAAGTCCCACGATGTCACAGGGCTCAGGCCCAACACTGATTACATAGCCTACCTCTATGGGACATACAAGGGATCTCGAACAAGTGCTGTCAGTATTGTTGCATCAACAG CTGAAGAGCCTGATTTGTCCAGGCTAGTTGTTTCTAACATTACCTCAGACAGATTCTATCTGTCATGGCGAACACGAGAAACGGAGTTTGATAACTTTATTGTAGAAGTCAGAGAGTCTGCTTTGCCCTCGCAGGCGATGGGGCGCGCTCTACCAGGAGACGTGCGCGCCACAGTCATGGCCGGGCTCAAAGCGAGCACTAGCTACAACATAAAGCTGTACGCCAGCTCTGGTGGCCAGAACACACAGCCCCTATTTGCTGTAGCTACAACAG AGGATGTCCCACAGTTGGGGCCTATAGGTGCTTCATCTATGAGTCCACATAATCTCAGTGTGTCCTGGAGCACTGTGTCAGGCCATTTTGATGAATTTGTTATCCGGGTCAGTGACTCCGTGCAGCAGTCTGATCCACTGGAGTTCAGACTGCCTGGTGAAATCCGTAACATTACAGTCCCTAACCTGATGGATGCCACAGGCTATGACATTGAACTGTATGGTATTTCTCATGGGCGCCACACTCCTTCTGTGTTAGCTCACGCCATCACAG CCTCTTTGCCTAAAGTGGAAAACTTGACTATTTCCAACATGACCCCCTACGGCTTTCGGGTGTCGTGGGAGgtgaggcagcagcaacagcagcagcagcagcaggatttaCCCCCCTCTAGTGGGGGTTTCAGCCATTTTCACATAGTAGTAACCGACTCTGGCTGGCTACTGGAACCTCAGGAGTTCACTGTGCCAGGAAACCAAAGTCACCTGGACATCTGGGGCCTCATCACTGGAATAGGATATGAGGTCAGGCTGACTGGGGTGTCAGAGTCGGGGCTTCTCTCTCGGCCTCTGACTACAGTGGCTGTGACAG aggcagagccGGAGGTGGAGCATCTCTTTGTCTCAGACCTCACTGCTGACAGCTTCCGTCTGTCATGGGCGGCTGATGAAGACCTGTTTGACAGATTTGTGATAAAAATAAGAGACAGCAAAAGATTGTCCCATCCTCAAGAGTACAGCGTCCGCGGTGATGAACGAACCAAGGTTTTAACTGGACTCATGAGTGGCACGGAGTATGAAATCGAGCTTTATGGTGTCAGTCTGGACCATCGCTCCCAACCTATCACTGGGGTTGCTCAGACAG GCCTGAGCACTCCACGGGGACTTCACTTCTCTGAAGTGACTGACTCTTCAGCCGTAGTTCACTGGTCCATGTCGTCCTCTTCTGTGGATAGCTACCGTATCACCTATGTGCCCTATGAAGGAG GAAGCCCCATGACCGTGTCTGTGGACGGCAGTGTGTTTGAGGCTTTACTGCCCAACATGAATCCTGGAAAGGCTTACCAAGTGACTGTCACTGCTGTGAAGGGTCTGGAGGAAAGTGACGCCAGCACTGACACTATAACCACAG CTTTGGACAGACCTCAGGGTCTGATCGCACTTAATGTCACCGACACTTCAGCCTTGTTGCTGTGGCAACCATCTGTGGCCACTGTTGATGGCTATGTCATTACATACACTACTGATTCAG TGTCGGCGGTGGTGGAGCATGTTTCTGGAAACACGGTGGAGTTTGAGATGGGTTCTCTGGCTCCAGGAACCCACTACACAGTTGCAGTTCACGCTATGAAACAAGCACTGAAGAGTGACTCTGCTCTGACTGAATTCACCACAG ATGTGGACCCTCCTCGTGATCTGACAGCCACTGACATTCAAACTGACAGTGCTACTCTCACATGGAAACCTCCACACGCCGCTGTCACTGGTTACACACTCACCTTCTACTCTGCTGATGGTAAATTCAGG GAAGTGGTGCTAAGCCCGACGGCCTCCTCTTACAGCATGGCTCAGCTAACCGGTTCTACAGAATACAGTGTGAGGCTTCGGGCCATCGCTGGACCAGAGAAGAGTCGACATGCAACCACTGTCTTCACAACCA TCGGACAGTTGTTCAGACGGCCCAGAGACTGTGCTCAGATATTACTGAACGGAGAGACGACTTCTGGTCTTTACACCATCTATGTGGGTGGAGAAGAAGCTCAGCCACTGCAGGTTTACTGTGACATGACCACAAATGGGGGCGGATGGATG GTTTTCCTCCGACGCCAGAGTGGAAAGCTGGAATTCTACAGGAACTGGAAGAACTACACTGCTGGCTTTGGTAACATGAATGATGAGTTCTGGCTCG GTCTCTCAAACCTCCACAAAATCACCTCCTCTGGTCATTACGAGCTACGAGTGGACATGAGGGACAAGGGCAAGTCGGTCTACGCTCAGTACGACAAGATCACGATTGCAGAGCCAAGAACACGATATAAACTCTACGTCGGAGCATACAGTGGAACAGCAG GTGACTCCTTGACTTACCACCAGGGTCGACCGTTCTCCACCTTTGACAACGATAACGATATCGCTGTCACCAACTGCGCCCTGTCCTACAAAGGTGCTTTTTGGTACAAAAACTGTCACCGCGTCAACCTCATGGGGAAATACGGTGACAGCAGCCACAGCAAG GGGATCAACTGGTTCCACTGGAAGGGCCACGAACACTCGATTGAATTTGCAGAGATGAAGTTCAGACCAGCCAACTTTAAAAATTTAGAAAGCAGAAAAAAGCGATCATAG